AATCGCATGAAAAGGTCGGGCATGCGCAGGATTCCAAGCCCTGCAATACACATGAACACGGCTCCTGTCACCATGAATATCGAATACAAAACCTCTTGCATCCCCTACTCCTTTCATCTTTCCTCAGCATTTTCACGGTGGGAAATCCTGATCAGGTAATATGAAAAGGCGATTGTTCCCAAAAAGGCGACAAGCGCCAGGATGATCGCTACGTCCAAAAAAACCGGCTCACCGGTTGCGATTGCATAGATCCCAATGATGCCGATTGCCACTGTGGACATCAGGTCGAGGGCGACCACACGGTCCGGAAGGCTCGGTCCGCACACCATGCGAATGAAAGCAAAGACAAAAGCCAGGCTCAGGAGGGATACTACAATGATCAAGGTAAGGCCCTGCATGTTCATCGAAGGACCTCCATTACCCGGCGCTCGAGACCTTCCTTGATGCTCCGCCTGAACTCTTCGACATGATCTATGTACATAGCATGGATGTAGAGCACCTTCCGGTCCGTCGATACGTCCAGACTCAACGTGCCGGGAGTGAGGGTGATCAGGTTCGCGAGCAGGGTGATCTCCTCATCTGTTTGAACATCCAGGGGAATATCGACTACGCCGGGTCGCATGTGGTGATAGGGGGTTACGATGTCGTGAGCCACACGCAGGTTCGCTTTGACCAACTCCCGCCCGAAGAAGAGGCTGAAAGAGAGGACTTGATAGACTTTTGAGAAGTAGTTGGAAGGCGCCGTAGACCTTTGGATCATCCAAAGGATCACATAAGCCAGAGCAAAGCCTATGATGAAGTTTATGGGTTCGAACAATCCGGTGACTGCAACCCAGGTGAACGCAAGCAGGATGTTTGAAAGGAATGCCTTCATATAGGACCTCCCAGTACGGTTCGAATGTATTCCTCGGGATTCAATAACTGTTCTGCAGCACGACTTGCAAAGGAAATCACCGGTTCTGGAGCCAACCCGATGAGCAATGTCAGTGATGCCAGGAAGGCGATGGGTGAAAGGAAAGCGAAAAGACTGCCTCGGGAGATAGGACGTGAAATTTCTCCGGGATCATGATCTGCCGGGGGGGATTCCTTCCAGAATACCTCGGACCAGATCTTGATCATAGAAAACAGAGTCAAGAGGCCCACAAAAAGTGCGACGGTCACGATGAAATACTCTTTGATTTGCAGACCCGCCTTGGCCAGAATGAACTTCCCCCAGAAACCGGAAAGGGGAGGAATTCCGGCAAGAGACAGGGCGGGAACCAGGAACAGGAATGCCAGAAAGGGATGAGAAATGTAAAGTCCTCCCAGGGCCTTCAATTCGTAGGAACCCCGAAGTCGATGAACGACGCCGCTCACCAGGAAAAGGTTTGTTTTCACGATGATGTGATGGGCAATATAAAAAATGGATCCTGCAAGAGCCAGGGGGGTGAACAATCCCAGCCCAAGGATCATATAGCCGATCTGACTGATGATATGAAAGGACAGAATACGGCGAAACTGCATCTGCGCAGCCGCTCCGAGCACTCCCGTGATCATGGTGAGCCCGGCCAGAATGACGATGAGAGAATGGGTGTATTGCACATGGTGGACGAAAAGCAATGTGAAGACGCGGATGAGCGCATATACGCCCACCTTGGTGAGCAATCCTGCGAAGATGGCCGATACCGGAGCGGGCGGAGTGTGATAGGACGCGGGCAGCCAAAAGAAGAGAGGGAAAATCGCCGCTTTGATGCCGAATGCCACCAGAAACAGCATCGCTATGGCGGTCATTAATCCCGATTTTATGATGATATCGCAATGCATGGCCAGGTCGGCCATGTTCAAAGTTCCCGCCACGCCGTACAGAATGCCTATGGCCGCCAGAAAGAGGGCGGAAGAAATGAGATTGAGCGTGACATATTTTATGGTGCCTTCCAATTGAGCCCGCTCGCCACCCAACCCGAGCAGGACGAACGAAGCGATCAACATCACCTCGAACCAGACATACAGGTTGAAAATATCGCCCGTCAGAAATGCGCCGCATACCCCCATGAGCAATACATGCAGCAGAGGATAATAACCGAAATTTTCCCTCCCAGGGTCCATGCCCGCCAGGGAATAGACGGAGACCGCAAGGCCGACCAGACCGGCCAACACCACCATGGATGCGCTGAACAGGTCCGCGACCAGAGTGATTCCGAAAGGAGCGGGCCAGTTTCCCAGCTGGATGGCATGGATGCCATTTTCCCATACGGAGGAAAAAAGGCAAACAGCCGCCGCCAACAAAGCCGATGCACCCGCGACGTTGAGGAATCGCTGTGCATGGCGATGCTCCC
This region of Desulforhabdus amnigena genomic DNA includes:
- a CDS encoding monovalent cation/H+ antiporter complex subunit F, producing MNMQGLTLIIVVSLLSLAFVFAFIRMVCGPSLPDRVVALDLMSTVAIGIIGIYAIATGEPVFLDVAIILALVAFLGTIAFSYYLIRISHRENAEER
- a CDS encoding Na+/H+ antiporter subunit E, yielding MKAFLSNILLAFTWVAVTGLFEPINFIIGFALAYVILWMIQRSTAPSNYFSKVYQVLSFSLFFGRELVKANLRVAHDIVTPYHHMRPGVVDIPLDVQTDEEITLLANLITLTPGTLSLDVSTDRKVLYIHAMYIDHVEEFRRSIKEGLERRVMEVLR
- a CDS encoding Na+/H+ antiporter subunit D, whose protein sequence is MKLLLLFPILVPFLTAIASLLAWEHRHAQRFLNVAGASALLAAAVCLFSSVWENGIHAIQLGNWPAPFGITLVADLFSASMVVLAGLVGLAVSVYSLAGMDPGRENFGYYPLLHVLLMGVCGAFLTGDIFNLYVWFEVMLIASFVLLGLGGERAQLEGTIKYVTLNLISSALFLAAIGILYGVAGTLNMADLAMHCDIIIKSGLMTAIAMLFLVAFGIKAAIFPLFFWLPASYHTPPAPVSAIFAGLLTKVGVYALIRVFTLLFVHHVQYTHSLIVILAGLTMITGVLGAAAQMQFRRILSFHIISQIGYMILGLGLFTPLALAGSIFYIAHHIIVKTNLFLVSGVVHRLRGSYELKALGGLYISHPFLAFLFLVPALSLAGIPPLSGFWGKFILAKAGLQIKEYFIVTVALFVGLLTLFSMIKIWSEVFWKESPPADHDPGEISRPISRGSLFAFLSPIAFLASLTLLIGLAPEPVISFASRAAEQLLNPEEYIRTVLGGPI